agttttaaatataaggtgggttttttccattatacaattttcaaaaggacaaaaaccgtgtggccattttattttctatatctatttcataacttaattttaaaaaggaaatatgtagtactatccacataggtgtgtttaaaggcttctttttacatgcgcaacttataaatttataaaaggcaaggcattttgattttgagggcaacatggtactaacctatctgtgggagagtacatacaaaagaccccttgctgtttaataataggcagaaggtttactctcatactaacacttctgtactggtccaggacagacttggttgaaccttaattggatagaaaccagtaaataagttataacaatttcttttaatgaaaacagaaaagaagggttctatatttatctgtccaacaataacatttaaaaaattttttatgaatattatctttcctaaTGTATCTAAGAAAAGGTAGAGTTACCAATTTTATAAtctgcaatgttagttttattctgtatgcatccagtattaaagtacacacttggtttgaagcagtcaattggtccaatgaatagaaatgcagtacaaatgctcaggatgcCTAAgcgaatgttgaaaagtaaactttgttttatttaacgacgccactagagcacattgatttttatctttaatatcatcggctattggacgtcaaacatgtgcCAAGTCGTAAGCGAGAagacaacccccaccccccttcctgtcttggacggaaGAGCTTGCTTTGCAAGCacttgcgcccatgacaggcgtgtgctacaacagcttgttctgacacacatggtcattctgacactgtttttagcggaaacccgcgaagttcctagtgaccacttacaaaaaataacgaaacgcatcgagatcttactgacatatttaatcatttgatttggcagtaaactccatcagtatcggtaaacattccctcacctagtttatcagaaggtcactaaatttctacaaggccagtttgtcgctggagtaaatcattaaatatcattataattattattattttcattattatgaatcggaacacctcgctacgctagatgtagagtaaatcgaaaaagatcgcatatattcgtgaaaaccattttccgactcttcgcccgatatctcacgaaaattaccgaacttcaatttgaagggaagtaactccatcaatcgttagaagaaaacatttcgtggctaacgggtcgccaataaaactaaatttgcgacagtaaaaccacctatatacgtccgcaaatcggaaaacacagtagggttatcccctaaatgacaccaaattagtgcttgtgatagttttggaatgttttcgtggaaatcgttgttatatgaaaaaaaaacttttttagatatacaaaaaaagttttagggtcggcaggttcaaattagggtcggtcgggtaaccggaaacaaacaatattttatgatacgccctaataaactatttctatgattaaacgtatatattacataactttttttttttagaatatcaatgtctgtatattcaaagtgtttctggttgtcttaatatttgcaagaaacccaaactggattattttaagaaataaatttttttttaacctagtacaaatattagaacgatcagaaacacgtttaatatacagccactaatattttatgcagacaaatatatttgatatgtaattacaatcgttaaaaagtctctgttagttgataacatcttaaaaaaacGCAGCAATCTcaaaaatgtccctttaacaaaagaGGTAAGATTTGGCAGAACACATAACAAGTATATAACATCACGCTGTTGAGCAGCAGATTCATGACCCGAACCATTGGattatttttcaacttttttcaCTTTAAATGTTTTGCCCGATGGGAGTTCCCACACCAAGTCTCCTGCGATGTAGGTTGCCTGGGGTTCCAATCGATCGTTCAGAATGACGAAGTCTGCGTCGGTTTCGTAGTCGAGCGTTCCCTTTCTGTCTGTGATCCGCAGAAGCTTGGCTGGGTGAAGTGTGGCAGCTTCTAAAGCCTCAACCATTCCGCATGCTAGAAATAAAAGagatatatactcaacaaaattaactaaagtccaaaccaaattgttaacaactacaataaattacctttaattactgttcaattttcttcattttttgtccaaacataaatcgtgaatttttttttacactcaCATGGATTCCACATATAAGACTGAAACCtactgtctgccattttgcttttttgtggaatactcttcaagagggatGGAAGCCTCAATTAATTTGATGTCATGAGGAGTCCATTATACTTCAGTGCATGccatgacgttgttagattaagtcatatcgaTCCActcctcttgaagagtattccataaacaagctaAATGACAGACAATAGAAACCTATACTAttatgtattttgccctatgcaatctcagcaaagaggATATTGGTGACatcattacaattttgaatgtCGAATCTGTGTCacagtaatgttttttttcacaatttgtgtttggacaaaatttgggggaatctaacagtaattaaaggtaggaacGTAATTTATCATAGCTgctaacaatttggttcggactttaaggTCCAGTAGTTATGTAATTGTTTTACTAATGATGCATAATTTCCAAACCCAAaactaaatgtattttgtaccatttataaagaaaaatgccaaaaatatactttgctcttaattgtttttctggaatgtatttatttggtgtcaaatacattgttattttgacacaACCTGGATCTGCACATGTCAATTAGAAGTTAAACCATTCCAACTGTATCATCAAATCGTTTTAGGGCTGTTATTCACtcgatctacatgtatataatgattATGTTTGTTAAAGGTTACACTATGTAACACTTAACAATGAAAACTAATACACACCTGTTGCTTTGGCATAATGTTTTACAACCGTGTCCATGGTTGCTATGCTGAAAACACGAAAAATGATGTTTAATATTGATCTGTCAAAAGttcattatatacaaatattactagAAGATTAAGTTGTTTGTTAAATGTATCACCCAGTGTGGAATCTTGGTGAAACTTTAGAGGCTACAAACCACCAAATTAAAGTCCATAGGAAGGAAGattgaaatggtttatttaaagggtcattcccgagtttgctgcattgtaagatgtttccgactaataaaatatttctacgaataaacttacatattaaatatattttcttgtttagaatatcagtgtttgtatattcaatgtgtttctggtcatcttaatatttataagaagcccaaactggatattgacttcaaaataatttcgtacgtacgaaaaacaaaatttaggaaacaaaatgaaatttaacctaatacatatattagaatggtcagaaacatgtttaatatacagccactaatattttatgtaattacagtcgttaaaaagtctgttagtcgataacatcttaaaaattgcagcaaactcaggaatgtccctttaatgatacacaacacatttttaatgcttatatgcttaaaatatttacttttctgtttatttttaggTGTGCAACTATTGATTACTCCAggatatacaaaaacaaaaaatatatatgcttGTTCTCCTAACCTCATCCCAACTATAGCATGTGCTCACCAATTCACATATTGTTACTACAGGCCTGAGAATATCCTATAATAATATTGGTAAAATTACATCACACTGACAAGTAGGGGCGTAGCATGGCTGGATCTGTGGGAGACCCTTTTGTCTACATTTTATTTGGTAACTTGTATGAATAAACAATTTTGCACCGTAAAAAAGTGTTCGACACACCCAAAAACACCCCAGCCAATGCCCCTGGCTTGTATGGAAAAAAATGCCCCATTTTGGGTTGTGTAATTGTAGAAAAGCCTCTTAACACTTTATCAGTCTCACCTGCCACTGAGTGTATCAGTGCCTGCTATCACAGCTATTTTACCCTGTATTTCAATCTCCTGCTCTCCAAGAATATATTTACCAGCTGGTAGACCCATCGCCTGGATTGCATCAGTTATCAACACAGTACCTACAAGAAAAATCTCTTGTGATGACATTATTATTCAGTTTATATTAACCAAGTTATTTACTATGATTGAgtttgaagttaaagtttgttttgcttaacgacaacattagagcacattgatttattaatcatgggctattggatgtaaaacatttggtaattctgacacatagtcttcagaggaaatgctacatttttccattagcagcaagagatcttttattatACACTTTCaccagacagaacagtacataccatggtattttatatatactagttGTCGGGAACAGGTTAAGAcatgggggaaaaaaacaaatcgGAGAATGTGTCATCTGTAGGGATTCAATCCTTCAatccaagcacctcaagtgagcactgtaACACCCCTACCCCTAGCATTTACACAGTTAACTTGTGCATCATCAGTTATAGAAACTGGAACCTGGagtgttaatttcattggaTTTGAGATTTAGGTCATCACCAAGGAGTAGCCAATAAGATGTCTTTAAATCAATGTACATCATTTGTTGATATCAAACACAGTATTCTCTAAAAAGGGTGTGTATgaacttttattatttattatcatgtgATTCAAGATTCCTCTTATTACCTTCGGGGTTGACCCTCTGTGCTATTCTGAGGGCTGCCGGGTGTGTGTGGATTCCATCTGAGATGATTCCATAGTAAACCTGAATTCCTTTGGGCAGCTTCTGACTTGTCAGCAGTCCTACCAGATGTGGGTCACGGTGGTGGAactaaaacataacaaaacatctCATCAAATAGAGAACCGAGTAGAAAGATTCTCTATGTGCATTTCAACGACTACAGTTTAGTTGGAAATTTAAACTATGTTGGAGTCAAAGACTTAAACTGTGAATCTTTAGTAAGTCTTAACAACAAGTGAGTCAAGACAAAAtagataaaagttaaagttttgtttttgtttatcgacaccactagagcacattgatttattaatcatcggctattggatgtcaaacatttggtaactttgacctatagtcttagagagaaaatctgctacatttttccattagtagaaagggatcttttatatgcaccatcccaaagacataccacggcctttgatataccagtcatggtgcactggctggaacgagaaatagcccaatgtgcccactgacggggattgattccaCACCAACAGCAAATCAAGTGAGTGCAAtatcaatgggctacgtcctacccccccccccccccccataaataaaaaatgcagaCTCTTGACAAAAAGCAAAGAGTgttgtacaaaacaaaaatgtacgtGTTGCCGAATAAAGCATAAAAATTTGAGCCAAAACATTAACTAAGGcagttttaaacactatttttaactgttattgagaaattaaaaaacaattgcagAATTATTGGGAAGGGAATAACCTACACTTTTAAGTCATGACATTACATGCAATTTTTTATATGCTGTAAGATATGGTGAACTGACCTGTGCATGCTCAGTGAAAGCCAAATAGGTATTTCAAAAACTTATTTCTTGAAATAAATCATGTTAAATCCCAAAATGATACATATTATGGTACACACTGCCGTGCATTGGAAGACACCTATATAGAGGATTTGTCACAAAAGTGTTTTAATATGGACATTACAGCCAAGTAtgtgttaatctgtatttgttgaggctcttCCCAAACAAAATTTAAGACTTTTTGACttgatgaaatgaaatgcaacaaataaaaaaagacgACACTAACTGGAAGCATGGCGTTGAAGAGGTGTGTGATAAACGTAGCTCCTTGGTGAACGGCTTCTTCTCCCTGCACTAAGCTGCATATTGTGTGTCCTGTAAATACAGTCAGAACAGACAATTCATGACAAGGTCTTAGCCTGAATCCAACATAGCTGTAGCcgaaacacaaaaatatttgtcaacATGTATCATTATCAGTCACAATGATTAGtttaatgttgttttcttttgtgctAACATGTActttcactcattcattcactgatttatttatttattcaatcaTCCATAgatccatccattaattcaaACAACACTCAACTCACCTGCATATCCACTTATATATTCACTAACCTATTTTATTAAACATCTAGAAGTCACTCttgaaatattgttaaacaaacctcAACTCCATCTCAGAAATAAAAAGCAAACGAATTTGCAAGTTCATTTCTAGCATTACACATGTACCAAATTAAACCTATATCCTCCATGTTAATTACAAATAAGGGAAATTAGTTTAACATTTTGCACTTGTTTATAAATAGAGAATGATACaggagttgtgagataaatggtatctaacggacatgaatgtattattctatttcttacatatcctcataaaaagcaaattttaacatctttatcgactaaaagttatttacagctgttgcatTTGTAGCTAATTTACGCGTCACAGATCCAAggttgtcaggttaactatctGTCACAATGTTGTCAATTTCCATTGTGTAGGTTTTCACTGGATGTATTgcagtggtgacctggttatcacctaggagcagccagtcatatgtctcgaaattgttaacaacatgtgtaaacaaccatctgttatcaaaaataacgcatggtgttctcaccaacggttGTGTAAGAAAGAATGTTTATTTTACAGCTGGTTATATATGCAGAACTATTATTTCTTACCAAGGGAAACAATAATTCCTCTTGACACAAGCTGTTGAATCACTTCCTTGGATTTCTCATGCTCTGGTGCAAGAGTTACTATGGCAACATCATCAAGGCTTCCATACATATCCAAGAGATCTTGAAATCCACCATCAAAAGAGCAAATATACTGTTCAGGATGAGCACCTTTCTTCTCTCTGCTGATAAATGGTCCTTCTAAATGAATAcctgaaatgaaaaaaacatcaTACAACACCGAACCccctacacacatacataagaaagaaagaaagaatgttttatttaaccatgcactcaacacattttatttacggttatatggcatcagacatatggttaaggaccacacagattttgagaggaaacccgctgtcgccactacatgggctactctttccgattagcagcaagggatcttttatttgcgcttcccacaggcaggatagcacaaaccatggcctttgttgaaccagttatggatcactggtcggtgaaagtggtttacatctacccattgagccttgcggagcactcactcagggtttcgagtcggtatctggattaaaaatcccatgcctcaactgggatccgaacccagtacctaccagcctgtagaccgatggctaaccacgacgccaccgaggccggtacatatatacatatacacaaatatagcAATCACCAGCTCACACACATATGACCAGTGAAAATTTTAAGAAGCAACTTATGGGTTTTGCAAAAACATATACAGGTAAGGTAATTCTTTTTTGcagcaaaaattaaaaattacttccacaaaattaaatttaaatgaacaACACGTAAATGAAAATTCATAAAAGGATATCGATGTgctgggttttgtttgttttatatgatgtgtatgttatttgtacaatgcagggctcgaacttaacaacaGTACCGACGGCAATTGGCATTATTGCCATAGGTCAGACACTTTACCGATAGCAGTTTATATcgctggataaaaattatttccatctgttgaatggataaattttttttatatttgttgcaatGGTTAGTAGTTTAAAACTGCTATAGATagcaaattcttaagttcaagccctgcgTGTACATTGTAATATGATTAACATGTTTAAGTGTGCATGCTATGTATACTCTAATTGATGGGATATTAGGAGTCAGGAATACaagtagaaaataaaaaaagagtaaaatatGAATGTGTTAAAATAGAGATTTAGTCCATTAAATTAGAAACACATATAGTGTACCCAACATTCCTGCTCCTTCTTTGCTTCCATCAAATTTCTTCATCTCTGGCAATGTCTGCAATAAAAATGCAATTGTCTATTATTTAAATGGTTATGTTACAATTATTGGTCAATTCAGCCACTCTAATGTTTTCCCAagtttggcaaggcatggtaaaCACCTTGAAGATATTGTTACTATTTTTTCATTACCAAAAAGAAtttaattacaataaatattaaaatagaacTTAACTAATATGCTTgctttataacaaaataatgattatgttaaatatattagtCAACAACAGTAGGACCTTGAGTTTGGGATCTTAATAGCAATAAAAGAAATAGTTAAGAACCAGAGAgacataaaatattctttagaaGTAGAACATTGTATTCCTTGAAGACCCATAAACCGTGTACAACTTCACTTGCTTTTTATCttttacttttataaatttctaaataagaataaacaaaatggTTGGTTGAACTAACTCTTTCATCTGTAGTTTTTCTTATTACACTAAACATTTTTTGAAGTTGTCTTATCCAAAATGATTCACATCCTTAAAAGGGTTATGGCAAATCAACACTTGCTACATAATTTTGTTACCTTATGATACGTTTCCTTTGGAGAAGAAATCATGGTGGGACAAAAAGATGTTACACCATGAGCTAATATTCCTCTAGCAACCTTCTTGAGGCCTTCCCTGACTGAACCCTTACATTTGGAGAAGTCGATACCAAATCCACCTGAAATAAAAGACAAAAAGTAATAAGATATGCTTCAAAATAACAAAAGCAAGCATTCACTCTTAATCATTATGAAACAGAGTAAATTTTTCTtaattatgtacatttttattatgcattattatttattataaaattaaactaaatgATGTTTGGATTCTAATACATGTTTGGACTAAGAACATCTTTAAAGAGAAACTATTCTAcatgaagaaaaagaaatgggTGGAACTTGGAATTAGTTATAGATGTAAACTAATGCTATAGTATAGAGAAATATACGAAAAATTCAAAGTGtaagatattaataaaagaagTCGAATTTGtttatgggattttaattgaaaagagtataAGGGTATGAGGTAAAAGGGTATGAGGTTGAATATTACACTCTTTTGTAACCAAGACAGCTTTATAATGCCattaatgtaccagtcatgatgaGATCATAGCTGAACGTACCATTTATCTGTGACTCAATGAACCCAGGAGAAATTATATTTCCATTACAATCAATCTGAAGATCAGCATTGACCTTTTCCTCAAAGAAGAGTTTTTCTGGATCCATAATCTTTCCATCTCGCACCCACAGGTCATCGGTAACAAGCTGATGATCACGGAGCAGTCGGCAGTTTCTGTATTGGAACAGACAGCTTTTTGTCTTTTCACAAGGCATGATTTTTtctgaaaaatgtatatatgtatatataaactggaattccctcaaaaccagacattttacaaagtccctttttaaaaaccagtacagaacttaacctctctaaaccagatccctcttaaTACCCAGTAGCGTAGGAAAGTGCCAAAATGTGGGGGGGGCaatacacacttttacactattgtaaagcaaatataaagcaaaatatctgaaaaatggggggcacatgccccccccccccatctccacTTCCTACATGTGATATTACCAGACATTTTTATTGAtcccaagggtgtccagtttagaggggtttcattgtACATAGAAAATATTGGTACATGTAGGTAGATCTTCCCcatcacaccacacacaaccCACCAATGCCAATAATCGTTGCACCCCTGGCAATTGCCACACAAGTAGATCccataaaacattatattggCAGTTAACATACTACTGCATACTGCTATCCTCTGCAAGGTTGCACCAGTCTTTCATAATGATAtgacaattaaaaaacccaaaacactaACTGCAACCTCGACCTCCCACCCGCCTATTCACCCTGCCTCCACATCCACCACCACAGCA
The sequence above is drawn from the Gigantopelta aegis isolate Gae_Host chromosome 6, Gae_host_genome, whole genome shotgun sequence genome and encodes:
- the LOC121375853 gene encoding N-acetylglucosamine-6-phosphate deacetylase-like, translating into MPCEKTKSCLFQYRNCRLLRDHQLVTDDLWVRDGKIMDPEKLFFEEKVNADLQIDCNGNIISPGFIESQINGGFGIDFSKCKGSVREGLKKVARGILAHGVTSFCPTMISSPKETYHKTLPEMKKFDGSKEGAGMLGIHLEGPFISREKKGAHPEQYICSFDGGFQDLLDMYGSLDDVAIVTLAPEHEKSKEVIQQLVSRGIIVSLGHTICSLVQGEEAVHQGATFITHLFNAMLPFHHRDPHLVGLLTSQKLPKGIQVYYGIISDGIHTHPAALRIAQRVNPEGTVLITDAIQAMGLPAGKYILGEQEIEIQGKIAVIAGTDTLSGSIATMDTVVKHYAKATACGMVEALEAATLHPAKLLRITDRKGTLDYETDADFVILNDRLEPQATYIAGDLVWELPSGKTFKVKKVEK